Below is a genomic region from Scheffersomyces stipitis CBS 6054 chromosome 8, complete sequence.
GTGCCAAACTAGAAGCCGAACTTCAAACTAAGTTGGAAGAGATTATCGAGCAATTGGAGAGATTGACACCAAATGCAAAAGCAGTGGATAGATTGAAGGAAGCTGAAGCGAAACTTAGAAATTTTGATAAAGAGCATACACTTGCAAGACAAAAGGAACGTAAAGTGTATGACAAATTCCAGGAGGTTCGTGAAAAGAGATACCAGACTTTTATGGAAGCATTCAATcatatttcttccaaaataGATTCGATCTACAAAGAGCTCACTAAGTTCCCTGCTTCTCCTTTGGGTGGTGCTGCCTATTTGACATTAGAGGATGATGAATATCCATACAATTCTGGTATCAAATACCACGCTATGCCACCTATGAAAAGATTCAGAGACATGGAATTACTTTCAGGTGGTGAAAAGACGATGGCTGCACTTGCATTACTTTTTGCTATTCATTCATATCAACCATCTCCCTTTTTTGtacttgatgaagttgatgctGCCCTTGATAATGCTAATGTTAGCAAAATTGCTAACTATATTAGGAAATATGCTGGACCTAACTACCAGTTCATTGTTAtatctttgaagaactcGTTGTTTGAAAAGTCAGACGCTTTAGTGGGTATATATAGAGACCAGAGACAGAATAGCTCATCGACACTTACATTGGACTTGACCGAGTACTCTGAAGAAGGTTTATCAGTATCCGGCCAAGCAGTTACTGCTTCTGGCTAGTTCGATAAATTCATGCTCTATCAATTATAGCTCATGAAGCATTAAATAGCCCTCCACATATTAATGTATTAATGTAATCAAATAAAAATATTTTTCGCATCCACTGAAAGCGataaattgaaaaaattcTGTAGACCTATTCagtattttgcaatcgtcCTTCTTTATTTAAAGCATGCTATGTTTTCGATATAGCCTGCTAAGATTATTTGGGTCTATACAGCGAAAAGGCGGTCGTGACTTCAGCAAAATTGCAAGTAGTCTCAAATACATGCCAACAGCTAAAAATGAACAGTACCAAGgaccagaaagaagagaacgTTCAGTATTAAAGAAGCTCAAGAAAGttaacaagaagaagaaaagagataCCGACGACCACACGAGCAGAGCCAATATCctctttcttgaacttgaagaggCCTTGTCTACCTTTAATTCCGTAAAAAACACAAACGTTTTGATCAATGACATACAGAATCCAACTGAGTTGATGGGAAACTTTATGTTCACCAGGGACCGTCCGACGATCATTGCGGATAGTGTGGATATCCTATATCAAACATCGGAAGGTGACGGCATTGGGTTTGTCCCCAAATCCATGTATGCATCTCCATTTGTAGAGGAAGGGGATGACATCTTTAACAAGTTCACGGCTGTAGTAGTTCCGAAGACTATTGTTGGAGATAAGGTGAAAATAAAGCTAAATATGCATCACCAGTTCTATTCAGAGGCAGTGCTTTTGCAAGTCCTAAACTCGAATTCTCGTAGCACTCCTAGAAAGGATACCTTAGTTGTGTGTCAGAAGTTTGAAGAGTGTTCTGGATGTCAGTTCCAGATGCTTAGCTACGATAAACAGCTCCAGCTAAAAAGAGATACTATTGTAAAGGCTTATAGATTCTTTTATCCAGAATTGTTGGGAGAACTTGACCAATCAGAGTTTGGAAAAGTCATAGGTTGTGAAAATCAATATGCATACAGAACAAAGCTTACTCCACATTATAAAGTCCCAAGGGTAATAAAGAACGAGACTTTGTCTATAGGGTTGAATCACGTTAACCCAACGATGCAAGTTGTGGATTTGGAGAGTTGTGCAATTGCAACTCCTTCAATTAACAGAGCACTTACAATTACTAGaaaaaagatcaaagaaGAGGTGAAGAACGAACCTTTAGAAGCACAAGGAAGACAAAGAACTATTCTTTTGCGAGACGGACTCCGAATGAATAAAGAAACAGGCGAACATACAAGAGCTTGTTACGGGGAAAGCTCCAAAGTAATGACagaaaaagtagaagactttgtcttccaatttgaTCCTTCAAGCTTCTTTCAGAacaacaattccattttGATACCAGTACTTGAATATATCAAATACCACATAGGATTGGGTGCAAAACTGTACAAATACTTAGTCGATACCTACTGCGGTGTGGGATTCTTTGGTATTTCCTTGTCTAAGCTGATTCccaaagaaggaaaggTGTTTGGAATAGAACTCAGTGAAAGATCTATTAATTTTGCTACACATAATGCCATGCTCAATGGTCTTGAAGTACCAAAACGTATGCAGTTTATCTCTGGTTCGGCTGATAGTatgttcaagaatgagGAATTTTTGAACTCAGGAATTAAGGGCAAAGAGTCGATAGTGATCATGGATCCTTCAAGAAAGGGTTCCACTGAGCTGTTTATGAGACAATTATTGGAATTCAAACCAAAGTTGATAATCTATGTCAGCTGTAATGTATTCACTCAAGCTCGTGATTTATCGTTATTCAATAAACTTCAGGAGGAGGGCTCTATATCATACAGAGTTCGTGATGTTGTGGGATTTGACTTCTTTCCACAAACAAAACACGTTGAAACAGTTGCGGTTTTAGAATTGTTAGATTAATGTACATAGTTATAGAGGTCATGGTATATATACAAGGTGCACTATTTTGCACATTCTAGTTCTTATCGTCGTTAGATCTCACAAATTCCTCTATGATATCTACCATAGCATTTATTCCCCACTCAACTCTTCTGGTCTGCTTCTTACCAGAGATAATATCACTTTTTCTAACCTTGTCCTGtaagaagaattgaattccTCTGAGCAAAGTCATCTGTTCCTGGGCTTTGATCACCCTCTCTATTAATAACCTGTCATCGAACTTTTGTTCATACATATTCTTCGATCTTTTACCGAGACCAGCTCCCACTGAATTGATCTGTGACTTCTTCCCGATATTATCCAAAAAGCTAACAAAAACAACTTCCATGAACAAGATAGTGTCACTAGCAGCAGTTAAGAAGTTAACAGTTCTAAGCAAGTGCAAAGGCAAAGAGCCTTCCGCCAAGAGAAATCCGAAAAATCGACccaaattcaagattctcttcaacttggtttcatcgtcatcatcaccATGATCGAACCCAAcaaaatcttcatcttcgtcagaaGTGGAACCTTCGAATTCTTTAATAAGATCCCAGAGCATGAATTGGAAAGTCTTTCTATACCTGTGATCCTCACAAAGCTTGCTTGCTAAGATTCCATAGTAAGGATTATACGCTGGCTCAACACTTGTACAATGTATCAATACACGAGGAATTTCTCTATCTTGAGAACGTTTCAAAgccaacttgtccaacttaGTTAATGCATCAATGTAATCATTTGCTGACATGATGGATATGAAAATAGCTCTTCTGATATCAGTGTTCATACGCTGAGATCTAGCTAAGTCCATCCAATTAGGTTCAGAGTTGTCTAATATATCATTGATAGCATCTCTGTTGAGGTCAGGCTCTGCATTTTTGTCATCTCCATCACTACCTTTCCAAGCAGCACCAACTAACCACCACTTCCCTTTCGAAGCAATGCTGTGGATATCATTGAGAGAAACTTGTATTGGAtcgttgaatttgttgttgttgattgTTGCTaagaatttcttcaatctgaTAGCGAGCTGGTGACTGGATTCATTGTTGATCTTAAGTTTGTTGTTCTTAAGTGAAGTAATTGTTTCAACCAAGAATTGTGTTCTTGTACTCATCTGGGACTGTGGAATGGATGATTTGGCATCATTCAAAAGAATTACAATATCTTTCAAGGCAGAAGGATCGTCAGACCTCATTTGGTTACCTGAATTTCTGATCAATCTGAGCAAGAGTTCAGCGTTGTTTTCATTTAATTCGTTTATCAAAACCTTGATCACATCGTACAATAATTTAGATGATACCAACTGAAATTGATAAACCGAAGATAAGAGTGATATCATATTAGaagcttcttttccttttccgGTTTCCTTATGATAgctttcaaatttttcaatcatTGACTGAATGAAGTGAGCACCAAATTCGACGCCCTGCAAACGGTAGATAGCAACGACAAGTGTTGCGTGTAAGTATACAAAGGTATCCAACAATCTTCCCTGTTGAATGATACTGTCCATCACGATAGTAGTCAACTCATTATTTACCGAATTTCTTGAGTTCGATAAATACAATGTATTGATTTCATTGACAATGCTGCTGATATTGGACTcagacaacttgttcaaaggACCCTTGATGGCTTTTCTCAAGTTGAGAATCTCTTCAGAAACATTACCCCCTTCTAATGCCATCTTTCTACGCAATGCTGGTGGGATATATGAACCAGCAGCATGATTACTTGAGTCTGACACCTCATCCGAAGTCTTATTTTGAATAGGGGCTACATAAGgattttccttctttggtgcgtcctcttcatcatcatcaaaatCATCACCAGAataattttcttcttcccCTTCATCGAAATcatcagcttcttcttccagtggttccatttcttcttcgaaaTCAAAGTCCAATCCGTCTAATAATCCTCCAATAATGTCATCATCGTCTGTTTTGGcaatttttgattttttaCCGTTCTTCAAACCGAGCTTCTTAGCATAGAATTCCatatcattttcatctctTTTCATGAGCTCTAATTCATGTTGACTGATCACTCTGGaattcttgacttctttaGATGGTTTATTATCCTTCTTTACATTTCTCTTTTGTTCCTTCAATGCCTTCAATTTGGCTAAAGgatcttcctcttcttccaaaatttcctcttcatcaaagCTATCAAAGTCATCTGCATCTATGTTATCGTCGTCTACGATGAAGCCATCCTCAGAgtcttcattctcttcttcgtcaaagCCATCGAAATTGTCTTTCACATTAGAATCATTGTCATCTAtgtcttcgttttcatcttcttcttcatcttccgAAAGTTCATCTTCCGAAACATCTTCCGAAAGTTCATCGTCCAGCAATTCGTCCAACTTGATGACTCTTACTTCagatttgttcttggaaCCTTTCTTCACctccttcaacttttttAAAACTTCCAAtggattttcttctacttcatcatcataATCGTCGAAATCATCCAGATTGTCGAAATCATCGAAGTTGTCGTCTCCGTCAGAATCTTCCAGGAGTTCGTCAGCTTTGACAACTCTGAATTCATTTGGCTGAGATccttttttcttttctttcaacaatctgAGTTGCTCCACAGGATCATCTATAgtttttgttgaagtttgcGCCCTGTTAGTCTTCAATGCCTTAAAGTCTGCGCgagaatcttctttcgtTTGAGACTTAACTGGTTTCTGGCTAGTCTTGATGCTTTTACTATTATTGTTTGTGATTGCTTTCCTTTTGGCTTCGTTATTAATTGGCTTGgtgtttttcttttgtttctttaGTTGTCTTTCTTGCTGtcttctgtcttttcttgacaaaggcttttcctttctcttcttggagttgaactTTGTAAATCTATCCTCATCGTTGTAGTCACCTTTGTCCTCCTTTGTTTGTATCTGCTGTAAAAGTTTTGAAGGAATTCCTCTCTCctcttcgttttcttcgttaTTGTTTCTCCTCCTGTTCATACTTTTCCTTTGGTAAGCAATACTCCAGATGCTATTCTGGATCAAGTTGCAACTTCTCAACCCATCTCATCATAGATTTTTTTCTAAGGATGCATTCACACCTGCATGCAGATAAATGTTCTCGGTGTATATTGAGAACAAATGGCGAGTATGAAAGTCAAGTGCTTTCtatctctttcttcctaAGAGCAAATCCTGGCTCCTTTAAGAAACCGGGGTATCTTTCATATTCATATCCAGTTGGGAAAGTCTAAATTGAAGTTCATATCCGCTTTTGCTAGTTTTGCACATTCTACCTATCACATTTAGAATTATCGTTATCTCTCCACATTCTAATCCATGGCTAAGTTCAAACTCGATATAAAGTTTCTTGGAGACTTGTTTATTCTTGCGGGAGCTGGGCTCTCAGTATATTTCATACTCAACAATATACTCAACGACTATGTAGACAACTCtatgaagaacaaggaatCGGAGAAAAAGGGCAAGGGcattctcaagaaattaCAGAGTTCTAATCCGCACCTCCGCAACATCTCCCTCAACCAGTACGAGAAGCTGTTGCTCAATTCGTTGGTtacaccagaagaaatatcaGTAACTTTCAATGATGTGGGCGGTTTGCAAGACATAATTGACGAGTTGAGGGAAGCGGTGATTCTTCCTTTAACAGAACCAGAGCTTTTCGCTACCCATCTGGATTTGATCCAGTCACCTAAGGGTGTCTTATTCTACGGTCCCCCTGGATGTGGTAAGACAATGTTGGCCAAAGCTATTGCCAAAGAAAGTGGTGCGTTTTTCTTGCTGATAAGGATGTCGACTATTATGGACAAATGGTACGGTGAGTCGAACAAGATCACCGATGCCATCTTCTCACTTGCTAACAAATTGCAACCCTGTATTATTTTCATTGACGAAATAGATTCGTTTTTGAGAGACAGGTCTTCCAGCGACCACGAAGTCAGTGCCATGTTAAAGGCTGAATTCATGACGTTGTGGGACGGCTTGAAGTCTAACGGAAGAATCATGGTAATGGGCGCTACCAATCGTAAGAGTGACATTGACGAAGccttcttgagaagattaCCCAAAACTTTTGCTATTGGCAAACCAAACGAATCGCAAAGACGTTCCATATTGTCTAAAATACTAAGTGGAGCCAAGCTCGATGAAAAAGATTTTGACTTGGAATACATCGTTGCTAATACAAAAGGCTTTAGTGGTTCTGACTTGAGAGAATTATGTCGTGAAGCTGCCATTCTTCCCGTCAGGGAGTACATCAGAGAGAATTACAACTATAGGAGTGGGAAGTTGAGCAAggatgaaaatgaagacatGCCTGTTAGACCGTTGAAGACTTCTGATTTTGTAAAGACTGCCGAGTCCACCATTCAACCTGCTACCATTGATTAGCCAGTTGAGTCTTGTACAAATTCTTAGAATCCGTATATAACAATTTTATTTATCGCACTGCCTTGGGAAAGGTATAATTAATCTAATGCTATGACAATGAATATGGAAGTGTAAAGAGTAGGACTGTGATGGTAACTGATGAAGTGCTTATAGCCCTAACTCATATGGTAGCGCTCCAAGATCCATGTAGTTACCCGGATTCGAGGCTATAGCCatatctgaaaattttcgTATTCATATTCTACAATGTCTTTTACTTCAGGATCAAGAAGACACGAAAGTACGCTTTGTGGTGTATAGTGAATACACgagaatcaagaagatatGGAAATTTCCCTCTTGTAGAACGTTGGCCTCTTCGAAGATTGCTATACCTGTTTTCCGTGGTATAGTGATTCAAAGCGACGCCTAGAACAACCCACGACTAATTTGGCTTTTACTTCTCAGTACACTACAATTAAAGAAGTTCGTTAACGGAGTAGAACTGGTACCTTGGTATTAGGATAATTAGTTTGGAAcaatgtagttgtagaGTATCTAATTGAGGTCGTTCATTATCAGTAGACAATGATTCTATAGAGCCTGGATTTTGGACGAGAAGGGCAGAACGGAATAGGTTGATTTGAGCTTGTAATTAGGTAGTCCTTAGGATACTCCGACGTTTTGAAACTAAGTATAGTGATAATATTCGGATCGTTGTGGAAGTCATAATCACACTGGAGTCTGACCAGGCAGTGAGAAATATGAGTTGAATTCTCAGTATTTATGAGACCATTCCATTCCCAAACTTCAATTGCTTCGAATTATGACAATATATTGTGTAGCGTACCATATGAATTCAATTGTTAAATGAACCAGGGAAGATGTATAGCGTAAAACTACTCTGAGTACACTAGCTACGGTGGGCTAATCTTTCAGCAGGGCTGCAGAGAAGCCGCATTTTCTAACCGATTAAATAGTGGCGAGTTGCAATTAATTTTAAATTAAGGGATAGTCTTCTTTCCAGCTAAGTCAATCGGGGAACATTTGGCTATAATGATTAGTTCTTCTCGTGTTGCTGCTATGGCATTGCGCCAGAGCTCTAGAGCAATTGTTCCTTTAGCTGTACTATCCTCGAATGGTCTACGCCTGAGGTATTTTACCCCAGGTTTAGCACACAAGACTCAGATAAGGACTGTGACTTCGGACATTGCTGAAATCAAGCAGGAAATCGACAAAGACGAGTCTGATAACTCGGCAGAAACTACAGGAGTGATTGACGTCAAGAATCAACACGAAGTTGTTTTGTACTATGACCATATTTATTTCTTAGGAGCTTCCAGCCCTGCTTACTTCAATGTATTTTTGCAGTTTTTGAGAATACGCAAACAGACACCGGCTCAAATCAGAGACAAGATCCTAAAAGTCTCAGCGCCTATACCTGCCGAGGCGGAAATAACGCAATTGATTCCGTTTATGAGAGATTGTGGAGCTTTTGCCAAGTTCCAAGTGCCTCCAGGCGTAGAAGTAGCtgaatttgttcaacaaatcag
It encodes:
- the TRM1 gene encoding RNA methyltransferase tRNA(m5U54)methyltransferase, which encodes MPTAKNEQYQGPERRERSVLKKLKKVNKKKKRDTDDHTSRANILFLELEEALSTFNSVKNTNVLINDIQNPTELMGNFMFTRDRPTIIADSVDILYQTSEGDGIGFVPKSMYASPFVEEGDDIFNKFTAVVVPKTIVGDKVKIKLNMHHQFYSEAVLLQVLNSNSRSTPRKDTLVVCQKFEECSGCQFQMLSYDKQLQLKRDTIVKAYRFFYPELLGELDQSEFGKVIGCENQYAYRTKLTPHYKVPRVIKNETLSIGLNHVNPTMQVVDLESCAIATPSINRALTITRKKIKEEVKNEPLEAQGRQRTILLRDGLRMNKETGEHTRACYGESSKVMTEKVEDFVFQFDPSSFFQNNNSILIPVLEYIKYHIGLGAKSYKYLVDTYCGVGFFGISLSKSIPKEGKVFGIELSERSINFATHNAMLNGLEVPKRMQFISGSADSMFKNEEFLNSGIKGKESIVIMDPSRKGSTESFMRQLLEFKPKLIIYVSCNVFTQARDLSLFNKLQEEGSISYRVRDVVGFDFFPQTKHVETVAVLELLD
- the SGD1 gene encoding suppressor of glycerol defect (Protein involved in high osmolarity signaling pathway~go_function RNA binding~go_process protein biosynthesis~go_function RNA binding~go_process protein biosynthesis), translating into MNRRRNNNEENEEERGIPSKLLQQIQTKEDKGDYNDEDRFTKFNSKKRKEKPLSRKDRRQQERQLKKQKKNTKPINNEAKRKAITNNNKDSRADFKALKTNRAQTSTKTIDDPVEQLRLLKEKKKGSQPNEFRVVKADELSEDSDGDDNFDDFDNSDDFDDYDDEVEENPLEVLKKLKEVKKGSKNKSEVRVIKLDELSDDELSEDVSEDELSEDEEEDENEDIDDNDSNVKDNFDGFDEEENEDSEDGFIVDDDNIDADDFDSFDEEEILEEEEDPLAKLKALKEQKRNVKKDNKPSKEVKNSRVISQHELELMKRDENDMEFYAKKLGLKNGKKSKIAKTDDDDIIGGLLDGLDFDFEEEMEPSEEEADDFDEGEEENYSGDDFDDDEEDAPKKENPYVAPIQNKTSDEVSDSSNHAAGSYIPPALRRKMALEGGNVSEEILNLRKAIKGPLNKLSESNISSIVNEINTLYLSNSRNSVNNELTTIVMDSIIQQGRLLDTFVYLHATLVVAIYRLQGVEFGAHFIQSMIEKFESYHKETGKGKEASNMISLLSSVYQFQLVSSKLLYDVIKVLINELNENNAELLLRLIRNSGNQMRSDDPSALKDIVILLNDAKSSIPQSQMSTRTQFLVETITSLKNNKLKINNESSHQLAIRLKKFLATINNNKFNDPIQVSLNDIHSIASKGKWWLVGAAWKGSDGDDKNAEPDLNRDAINDILDNSEPNWMDLARSQRMNTDIRRAIFISIMSANDYIDALTKLDKLALKRSQDREIPRVLIHCTSVEPAYNPYYGILASKLCEDHRYRKTFQFMLWDLIKEFEGSTSDEDEDFVGFDHGDDDDETKLKRILNLGRFFGFLLAEGSLPLHLLRTVNFLTAASDTILFMEVVFVSFLDNIGKKSQINSVGAGLGKRSKNMYEQKFDDRLLIERVIKAQEQMTLLRGIQFFLQDKVRKSDIISGKKQTRRVEWGINAMVDIIEEFVRSNDDKN
- the MSP1 gene encoding 40 kDa putative membrane-spanning ATPase (go_function ATP binding): MAKFKLDIKFLGDLFILAGAGLSVYFILNNILNDYVDNSMKNKESEKKGKGILKKLQSSNPHLRNISLNQYEKSLLNSLVTPEEISVTFNDVGGLQDIIDELREAVILPLTEPELFATHSDLIQSPKGVLFYGPPGCGKTMLAKAIAKESGAFFLSIRMSTIMDKWYGESNKITDAIFSLANKLQPCIIFIDEIDSFLRDRSSSDHEVSAMLKAEFMTLWDGLKSNGRIMVMGATNRKSDIDEAFLRRLPKTFAIGKPNESQRRSILSKILSGAKLDEKDFDLEYIVANTKGFSGSDLRELCREAAILPVREYIRENYNYRSGKLSKDENEDMPVRPLKTSDFVKTAESTIQPATID